Proteins from a genomic interval of Xanthomonas sp. AM6:
- a CDS encoding putative sulfate exporter family transporter, producing MGRAIGNGTALWPGALLATAVAALAMLVERVQLRWLGRPWLDALVLAIVLGTLLRTAVRLPARAHAGIAFAAKLPLEVAIVLLGASVSIRTVGAAGGLLLGLVAAIVLLAIGIGYGIGRLLGLPARLATLVACGNAICGNSAIVAAAPVIEADSDEVAASIAFTAALGIVVVLALPLAVPLFGLDQRHYGILAGMTVYAVPQVLAATLPVGAVSAQVGALVKLMRVLMLGPVMLLLGLRAGRPGAARLPWHRALPWFVLGFVGMMLLRSAGLLPPALAAAAQQASAWLTLVAMAALGLSVNLRSVLASGGRVLAAGTLSLLALAGISALLVWWLP from the coding sequence ATGGGCAGGGCGATAGGAAACGGAACGGCGCTGTGGCCTGGCGCGCTGTTGGCCACGGCGGTCGCGGCGCTGGCCATGCTGGTGGAGCGGGTGCAACTGCGCTGGCTGGGTCGTCCATGGCTCGATGCGCTGGTGCTGGCGATCGTGCTCGGCACCTTGCTGCGCACGGCGGTGCGGTTGCCGGCGCGCGCCCACGCCGGGATCGCGTTCGCCGCCAAGCTGCCGCTGGAAGTGGCGATCGTGCTGCTCGGTGCGTCGGTGAGCATCAGGACGGTCGGCGCGGCCGGCGGGCTGCTGCTGGGGCTGGTCGCGGCGATCGTGCTGCTGGCGATCGGCATCGGCTACGGCATCGGCCGCCTGCTCGGCCTGCCGGCGCGCCTGGCCACGCTGGTGGCGTGCGGCAATGCGATCTGCGGCAATTCGGCGATCGTCGCGGCGGCGCCGGTGATCGAGGCCGATTCGGACGAAGTGGCCGCCTCGATCGCCTTCACTGCGGCCTTGGGCATCGTGGTGGTGTTGGCCCTGCCGCTGGCGGTGCCGCTGTTCGGCCTGGACCAGCGCCATTACGGCATCCTCGCCGGCATGACCGTGTATGCGGTGCCGCAGGTGCTGGCGGCGACGCTGCCGGTGGGCGCAGTCAGCGCGCAGGTCGGCGCGCTGGTCAAGCTGATGCGGGTGTTGATGCTGGGGCCGGTGATGCTGCTGCTCGGCCTGCGCGCCGGACGGCCGGGCGCGGCGCGGTTGCCGTGGCACCGCGCGCTGCCGTGGTTCGTGCTGGGCTTCGTCGGCATGATGCTGCTGCGCTCGGCGGGCCTGTTGCCGCCAGCGCTGGCGGCCGCGGCGCAGCAGGCGTCCGCGTGGCTGACCCTGGTCGCGATGGCGGCGCTGGGGCTGTCGGTGAACCTGCGCTCGGTGCTGGCCTCCGGCGGCCGCGTGCTGGCCGCGGGCACGCTGTCGCTGCTGGCGCTGGCCGGCATCAGCGCGCTGCTGGTGTGGTGGCTGCCGTGA
- a CDS encoding LysR family transcriptional regulator: MTLEQLALFVAVAERQHLTLGAQAAHRTPSAASAAIKALETRYGVALFHRVGRGIELTAAGAAFADEARAILARAHAAELALSEWRGVLRGTLELHASQTVASYWLPARLMAFHARYAQIEIRLSVGNTESVTRAVAEGRAELGFVEGGVRDPALALTALAQDRLVVVAAPSHRLAGRRRIALPALAASSSWIMREPGSGTRSEFEAALRAARVAPDALSVALTLPSNEAVLSAVLSGHSVAAVSQLAAAPWLESGRLQRVGAALGTRTFHAVRHRERALGAAAAALLAIDRDAAAAIG, translated from the coding sequence GTGACCCTGGAACAACTCGCGCTGTTCGTCGCCGTCGCCGAACGCCAGCACCTGACCCTGGGCGCGCAGGCCGCGCACCGCACGCCGTCGGCGGCCAGCGCCGCGATCAAGGCGTTGGAAACCCGGTACGGCGTGGCTCTGTTCCACCGCGTGGGCCGCGGCATCGAACTGACCGCCGCCGGCGCCGCGTTCGCCGACGAGGCGCGGGCGATCCTGGCGCGCGCCCATGCCGCCGAACTGGCCCTGAGCGAATGGCGCGGCGTGCTGCGCGGCACGCTGGAGCTGCATGCCAGCCAGACCGTGGCCAGCTATTGGCTGCCGGCGCGGCTGATGGCCTTCCATGCGCGCTACGCGCAGATCGAGATCCGCCTCAGCGTCGGCAACACCGAAAGCGTGACGCGCGCGGTCGCCGAGGGCCGCGCGGAACTGGGCTTCGTCGAGGGCGGCGTGCGCGACCCGGCGCTGGCGCTGACCGCGCTGGCCCAGGACCGGCTGGTGGTGGTCGCCGCGCCCAGCCATCGCCTGGCCGGGCGCCGCCGGATCGCGCTGCCGGCGCTGGCGGCGTCCAGTTCGTGGATCATGCGCGAGCCCGGCTCCGGCACCCGCTCGGAGTTCGAAGCCGCGCTGCGCGCGGCGCGGGTCGCGCCGGACGCGCTGAGCGTCGCGCTGACATTGCCGTCGAACGAAGCGGTGCTGTCGGCGGTGCTGTCCGGGCACAGCGTGGCGGCGGTCTCGCAACTGGCGGCCGCGCCATGGCTGGAAAGCGGGCGCCTGCAGCGCGTGGGCGCGGCGCTGGGCACGCGCACCTTCCATGCCGTGCGCCACCGCGAGCGCGCGCTCGGCGCCGCCGCGGCGGCGCTGCTGGCCATCGATCGCGACGCGGCCGCGGCGATCGGCTGA